GCTCAAGACATTTTCCGATCACAAAGTCACGTTCACCTCTCTGGTGCCGACCCATTACATCATGCTGCTTTCCCTTGCCGATCAGGTGAAGAACAAATACGATCTTACCTCAATCAAGAAACTCCTTATTTCCTCTGCGCCCGCGAGAAGGGATACGAAGCTCGGCATCCTCAAGATGTTCCCCAATTCCAAGCTCGATGAGGCCTACGGATCGACCGAGGCGGGATGCGTCACGATTTTGAAGCCCGAGGAACAGCTCACAAAACTCGGCTCCTGCGGCCGCGAGGTCATAGGCTCCGATCTGCTCAGGCTCTATGACGAAGAAGGCAATCTGATCACCGAACCCAACAAGGTGGGCGAGGTCTATTCGAGAAGTCCCATGCTCTTCTCTGCCTATTGGAAAGACCCCGAAAAGACCGCCGGTGCTTTCAAGGAGGGCGGCTACTTCAGCGCAGGTGATATGGGTTACAAAGACGAAGAGGGGTACCTGTTTCTCGTAGACAGGAAGGCAAACATGATCATCTCGGGCGGCGAGAATATCTTTCCTTCCGAGGTGGAGAACTGCATAGGGGCAAACGAGAAGGTGAAAGATGTGGCCGTCATCGGCGTGCCCCACGAGAAGTGGGGTGAGTCGGTCATGGCGGTTATCGTGCTCCATGAAGGCAAGAGTGCCAAGCCTGAGGAAATATCCGCGTTCTGCAAGGGCAAGATTGCCGGCTTCAAGGTGCCCAAAAGCGTTGTGTTTATCAAGGACGAGGAGATGCCAAGAACAGGCAACGGCAAAATCCTCCACAGAGTCCTACGAGAGAAGTACGGTATGTGGAAAGACCATCAATAATCGGCGTGAGAGTTAACATGCAAAAAAGGGGCGGTTACGAGCCGCCCCTTCTTCCTTCATGATAGTTACTCGTCTCTAATACACGCCGTATTCTTTTGTGAACTCGAACATAGCCCGCACGTTTTGAGGCCTCGCATCATCGAGCGCTGCGCCCGCGTCCAGGATGAATCCTCCGTTTTCGCCCACGATATCGATAAGTCTTTTACAGTATGCTTTGACGTCGTCAGTCGTTCCTGTTACCAGGAGGGAAAGAGGGACATTGCCCCTTAAGCACACAGTCTCTTTCAGGATCTGTTTGGCCTTGAATATGTCTGTAGACTCAAAGGCGTAGATAGCCTTGCCGGCCGGGATATCCCTGATCGTTTCAAGACGCGACGTGCAGTTTCCCTCCCATAGGGGACAGGGGGTCAATCCTTCGTTGATCAGGTTAGTCATGAGCTCCTTCAAGGTCGGCCAAAAGAATTTATTGAACTGATCTTGAGACATGAAACCGTCAATGCCTTTATGGATAGGGATGAATATCCTCGGGTTGCCGGAAGTCCGGGCAGCTCCTACCGCCATTTCGAGCATAATGGGGAGCAGCTTTTCGCACGCAGCAATCACCTTGTCGGGTCGCCTGTACATATCAAGCATAAGCCCTTTGGTGCCACGGAAATAGTCACCGAGCGTATCGAAGGGGGCTTGAGCGAAACCTCCTGTCTGCATGGGAAATCCCGCCTCCCTCACCTTAACGGAAAAGTCTCGCGTGTAAGACGCTATTTCCGCTGACTTTTCTCCCGCCCTTTTCAGAGCCTCCAGGGTTTCCACTACGTCAGGCGCGCTGAAAATACCAAAACCAAAAGGTGTGCCGATGGAGTAGGTGATAATATCGCGCAGGGGTCCGAGCTTCGTTAGCCCGCGTAACGCGCCAAAGACCCTGGGCCAGTAACAGCGCAGCATAAAGTCGGTGGGGTCGAACAGAAAGCGGTCATATTCGTCTGCCCTCATGTATTCGCCCTCGACGAACTGGTAAGAGAAATCTGCGCCCACGCCGTGGCCTGACCAGAGGAGCTGTTTGAAGTCGAGGGCGTCAAGCAGAGGACCCAGGAATCTCAGACCGAATGGGTTTTGTTCCATATCCTGCTCGAATTCGAGCATGGTCCTCCACTGTGCCTTCCAGAGCTTCTCCGGGTCGTACATGACCTGTTCTACGGTCCATCCCGAGTACCGCGCAGGAAAAAAACCAAACATCACCATGATGGGGACCCGATCCGGCTTCTTAAGCGCGATTGCGTCAAGCACCCTCCTTTCTCGCTCTGCGTAAAGCTCCTCAGATGATTTGCTCATAGTTGTCCTCCCGTCCGTTGGCCACGAAGTGACGTGCTCACTATAGACCAGCTAAGACATGGCTTTTTAGTCTTATCCTATCCCCATACCACGATGCATTGATATTGTCAACGTATAAAATATCAATATATTGCATTTAAAACTCTTTTTGGCTACAATCGGCGCGCTGCGCTGCTGCTATTTAGCACAAAATGGCGGAGAATTCATTTGACATACGGTGCCTCGCTGTGATAAATATTCAATACGTTGAGTATTTGTTAGAGTCCACAATTCATGGTATTCGTTATGGATAATTTCACCTTCACATCGAGATACAGAGCATGGAAGACAACCTGCAAATGAAGTGAAATACTTTATCAAGGAGATTTGTTATGAATCTTGCGAAAAATTTAGAACTGTCCGCTTCCTTCTTTCCCAATCATATGGCCATCCGGGAGTCAGACCGCCAATTGACCTACGCCGAACTCAACGATCAGGCCGACCGGGTCGCAACGGGTCTCATAAAGATGGGGGTGAAGCCCGGGGAACTTATCGCTTTATGCGCTCCCAATTCGGCGGATTGGATTATCTTCTACTTTGGCGTTCTCAAAGCCGGCGCGGTGGCAGTTACGCTATTCAACACGATTACCGCAGGGGAGCTGACCAATCTGCTAAACCACGCCAAACCGAGGATTCTCTTTACCACACCCGACAGATTATCTGATCTTGCCCACTTGAAAGGCCCCGGTATGCTCGAAAAGATCATATGTCTCTCCGATTGTGATCTTACCCTTCAGGATCTCATGGACAAGGGCTCCGGATCATTCAAGGCGCTCGACAGAGAACGGGACGATACGGCAGCCATACTCTACACGGGCGGCACTACCGGCGTGCCCAAAGGGGTTATGCTGACACATGAGGGGATCAGCTTTTCGAGTCAGGCGATCGCCGTGTACGAGCGATCCACGGAAAACGACCTTGCGCTCTGCTTCATGCCCTTTAACCATGTCTTCGGCCAGATACACGTTATGAATTCAACGATCATGACCGCGGGGTGTTTGGAACTGTTGCCGGCATTAGATCTGGATCGGGTGCTCGCGCTCATGGAACAGGGCCGGGTTACCAAGTTCTTCTCCGTGCCCACGGTTTACGTGCGCCTTTTAGGCGTTCAGGATCTCAAAAAGAAAATGGGGAAGGTACGTTACTGTTTCTCGGCTGGGGCCTCCATGGCCATGGAAGTTGTGAAGCAATGGAAGGCGCTCACAGGGCTCACCATCGCGGAGTCATACGGAATGACTGAGGCCATGCCCATTACTTTCAATCATTACTATCCTGAAAAGCACGTGGTCGGCGCCGTGGGGCAGCCGGTGCACGGGATTGAGGTGCAGATACGGCACACATCGGGTCACATCCTGGAGCAGGGGCAGGAAGGAGAGATCTGCATTCGCGGATATAACGTGATGAAGGGTTATTTGCACAACCCCCAGGCAACGCATGAATCTTTCTGGTATCCAGAGGGCAACAGGAGAAGACAAAAAGATGCGTGGTTTAGATCAGGGGACATCGGTGTTTTTGACGAAAATGGGTACGTTTACATTGTAGACCGTCTCAAAGACCTCATTATCACAGGCGGCGAAAACGTCTTTCCCCGCGAAGTGGAGGAAGCCCTCTACACCTGGCCCGCGGTGCAGGAATGCGTGGCCATAGGCCTTCCCGACAAGGAATGGGGCGAACGGGTGGCTGCTTTCATCGTACCCAAACCCGGACAAACTATTGACACTAAGGAACTGAAGGGCTATCTCAAGGGACGCCTGGCACCCTTTAAGGTCCCTAAAGAGTACCAGATAGTGAACGAGCTGCCTAAAAGCCCGGCTGGAAAGATACTTAAGCGCGAGGTCAAGAGAGAGCATCTCGAAAAACAGAAATAGGGTTTTGCCGACAGCACAGGATTCGTCTTTATCGAGCGCGTGAGACAGCTTAGGATCTATGTTCTCTCGATGGAGCGGGCGTTGAGGTTTAAGAACTCATTGGTGAAGGCGCCGTTATGAAACTTGAGCCTCCAGCGGTTGGGAGCAAGGAACCTGCATTCGGCCCCGATCGATTTGAGCACGCCCATTTCTCCTATGCCTACGAGTATTAACCCAAGCCAGATACCTACGGCTATAAACCCAAGCCAGGATGCGGAGCCGGTCACGTACGTTATCCGCTGCATCGCCTGAGTCTTCAAAAGAACGGGTAGCAGGATGGCCGCGAACATCACTATGCTGCCGATCGTCTCCATGGTTTTGAAGACGTTTAGTCTCCTGGCACAGGGCCTGCACAATCTCATGGGAAGTTTCCTTGATCCGAGACCTTCCATGAGGAGCCCCTTGATCCCCTTCTTGACCTTGAGGCTGAACTCCACGATACCCTCGGCACCTTTCAGGTCGGTACCGCAGTAAGGGCATATCTCGGGCCAATTCAATTCGAGCTTGTTAACCTTTACGATGGATTGTTGCATGGTTCAACCTCCTCATGGCGATAAACTGCCTGCCTTGTCTTCAAGGGGTGTGCATCCTCATCCGGCATGAACAGTATGCATCCCACATAGGACACGGTATTCTTCCCATTATGATAGGGTATCTCGCATCTTCTCACTAACTCGGCCACATCGATCCCGTACGATTCGACCGACGCGTAAGCCCGATCGGGGTAAGGGCATGGCGATCCATTGACGGCCGAACAAGTCGGGCACTGTGTGCAAGGACCGGCGCCGAGCGCAAGTACATCTTTCATGGCGTAGGTGGCAGTGAACAATCTTTTTATCCTGCTTAAGACCCGATCATGCTCGACAAAGGCGGCTCGCATGCCCTTGCGGTCAAGGGAATGGGAAAGCGTGTGGACGGTCTGGAAAACGAGGCCGCATGTATATCGGGCGGCCTTTGCCTTGAGTTCTTCAAAAGCGCCCACCGCGGGTGGACACATCCAGTTCTTTCCATAGTGGCCACACTTGTTCTGCTCGCAGAGGCGCCGAAATTCTCTCGAGTAGCTAAGGGTCGATGTGTCAAACAGGGCTGCGCGGACGGCCCCGCATTGTCTTGCTTGGTCTATGAGACGATCGGGGGATATTGACACAGGGCTATCCTTATCTTGCGCGTACATAACCTTATCACAGTCAAAGCCAAAATAAAACATGTACATCTCAACAATTCTCCCCCGCAAGGCGTGATCGCGGCCCAAGAATTCTTAAGAAATGTGTGGCGAGGATTTCGGTTTACGGGTTATCCTGAAACAAGAAATGAGGAAAGAGGCTAAATCCCTTCTCGCCTTCCCTGTGCTTGCTGCCCTGTTTACCTTATCCATGTTTTATAGGGTTACGAATGCCGTAATGGCCCCGGATCTCACGCGGGAGTTCAATCTTGATCCGCAGGGGTTGGGTCTGCTCGGGAGCGCCTTTTTCTATGTGTTCGCCGTTCTTCAAATACCCATGGGCATCCTCCTCGATCGCGTGGGGCCCCGAAGGGTCATATGCTTCTTTTCTCTGGTGGGGGCGGCCGGTGCATTACTTTTTGCATGCGCCGGCAGTTTCTCCGTGGCACTTGCAGGGAGAGCGCTTATCGGCGCGGGTATGGCGTCGGCGCTTATGGGTGCCCTAAAGGTTTTTGCCACGGGCTATTCTCCGCAACGTTTTTCCACACTCTCAGGCTCGCTCATGTCCATCGGGACCCTGGGTAATTTTCTCGCCACCACGCCGCTCGTCTATGTGAACTCTCTGATCGGGTGGAGAGTCACGTTTGTCGTGTGCGCGCTCATAACGGCTATGCTGGCGCTCGTCAGCCTCTTCGTCATAAACGATACGAACGCGTCAACCGAGGAGCATGGGCGGCAGGCACCCTCCGCTCAACGCCCGACGAGCGTGCTCAAGACCTCACACCAGGTTCTCGCCAGTCTTTCCTTCTGGCAGATAGGCGCCATAGCATTCTTTCGATATGGCACGTTTGTGGCCTTGCAGGGTATCTGGTTTGGTCCTTATTTGATGTTTATCAAGGGCTTCAACGCGATCACAACCGGCAATATTCTGATGATGCTCGCCTTTGGCATGATCATGGGCTCACCCGTAGCGGGCTATCTTGCCGACCGGGTTTTCCGCGCGACCAAGCCAGTGGCGCTCGCTGGTATCGGCTGCTATGCGCTCTGTCTTGTCCCGCTTACGGGGATTATGAGGATTCAAAGTCCCGTGGCTTATTCAGTACTCTTTCTTCTCATCGGGTTCGCGAGCGGCTTCGGCATGCTTGCCTACTCGCATATTAAAGAGCTCTTTCCCCTCACCATGTCCGGTACGGTCATCGCCGGGATCAATTTCTTCGTTATGGTCGGGGGCGCCCTCTTCATGCAGATCATTGGCGTCATTATCTCGCTCGCGAGCGGGGCCCGCAAGGACTATCCACCTGAGGCTTACCACCTGGCGTTTCTTGTATGCTTTGTGGGAATGACGGCGAGCCTCATATTCTACGGTTTCTCAAAACAGAAATATAACCGCCCGGAAACTAAGCTGCAATCGGACGAACTGTGACGGCCCGGAGCAAAAAGCGCGCTCAGGGTGCAGAGGCCAGATCGGTTATACCGAAGACATGGCGGCCCGACAGACGCACGAGCACGCCTTTGTACAGTGGATCCGAGCCGACAAGCGTTGCAGCCTCCTCACTTTTCACAATGCGAGGGGCACCGCCTTTTTCTTTAAGATATGCCGCGTACCTGTTAAAGGTGTCGGCTGCTTCTTTGTCTGATCCATCGAGAATCACGAACATCTTTACCGGCCGTCCGGCAAGCACGGCCTCGGCCGTCAGTCCCTTTTTGAAGAAGGCATATCCGAGGACGCTCTGTGCCGTATATTTTTCCGTGTGCGGGAGCACGCCGGGAAATTTGATAAGGTCGAGCTCCCGCGGTGTGGCGGACCCACCGGGGAGCCTCCTGGCGATAGCCTCGGCGCAGGCTAAAAAATCAGCCCGATCGGGATTGTCACCGGACGCTGCCAGGTGCACGAAATAGAGATCTTTATAGAACATGAGCTGGGAATCGTCGATAAAGCCTTCCGCACCGATATTCACTGTTTCCGAATCGGGGTCCCGATAGTAAGAGTATACGCCGAAGGCGTCGATAGGCGATCCCATTCTGAAGATGTCCGCTTGAAGAGCGACCTTCGGGTTGTCCATCTTCTTATAAAGGACCGATTCAAGCCCTGAGAAACCATAAGGCATATAGAGCTCTGCTTCGCCGTCAATGTGAGTATAGAGGTTCTCCCTGGTGTATCGATTTACGTTTCCGTCTACGGTCCACCCTTTGGCAAAGCCCGCGAGCGACGGTGTGCTCTCAACGGGCTCTCCGGCGGCAAAGAGAACGCAAGGCGCGCTCATAATACAACAGATAATGGCGAAAAGCGTGAGAAGAGGAATAGGGGTCCTAATGCGCATGATATCCACCGCACCTAGATGAAGAGGCTACGGGCTTTTTCCATCTTTTGCGCGATGTCGATGCCGTGCACACAGCGGGCGACACACTCGCCACAATTCAAGCACGTAAGGGCCGATTGCCTTTTCGGAACTTCGCGGTACGTTTCCTGAGCGAGGTCCATGTTCCGGTAACCTTCCGCATACATGAGCGAGCGGTTGATCACGCTTATGGACACATCGTTAGGACAGGTCGGTTCGCAGCGTCCGCAAAGGTGGCAATAATAGGGGCTAATGGCGTTGGAGTAATGCTCGAGAATTCGCTCGTCGGCGCGGGTCAGTTGCATACCCATGACGGAGGTGGCTTCGGCAAGCATCTCAGTGTCCTTGATACCGGGGATCGCGCAGGTCACGTTCAAATTTTGGAGCACCCATTTGAGCGCCGCCTGATGCGGACTCACAGCGCCGAACATATCCGTCTTGTACCCGCCCGCCTGCGTCTTCATAGCAACAACGCCGATTCCGGCTTTTGCGGCCCTGGCGATGGCTTCTCCGATATCGGGGGAGCTCTTGAAATTGTACCCCACGAGTACCGTATCGAAGAATTTTTCTTTGTCATCGACCACCGCGTTCACCACCTCGGCCTGATTCGTGTGGGTCGTCACACCGAAGAACCGGACTTTGCCTTGGGTGCGCAGTTCAGTGAAGGCCTCGCGGACCTCGGGGATGAATGCCCGGCCCGGACTCGTGAGGCCGTGGAGTTGGATCACATCTATATGATCCGTGCCGAGTTTGGCAAGGCTTGTTTCCACGTCATTTATAACCTGTTTCCTGGATGTGGATGTGCTCCTTACTTTGGTCGCGATAAAGAGACGGTCGCGGATGCCCTTGATGGCCCTGCCCACCGTCTCTTCGTTTCTGCCACCCATGTATTTTCTCGCTGTGTCCACATAGTTGATCCCCAGGTCAAATGCGGCCCTCATGACCTCGTGCTCAGGTGTGAGCATAGCGCCGAAACTGACAACCGTAACCTTGAGGCCCGTTCGTCCAAGCGTGCGAAAGGCAAGGGGTGGCGCACCCTGACTCTGTCCTTCGGCCGCTTTCAAGACGCTGGAAAGACCGCTTAAGCCCACCGCAGCAGTCGTGGCGCCCGCCACACTGATCTTCAGGAACTCTCTGCGGTTGATGGTTTTGTTCTCGCCCTCTGTACCCATATTCTCACCTCGTAGAGCAATGGTTTCCAATCATTATACTACAGAAGGGAAAAGAAAGAGAGGCCGTTGCCGGTTAACCGTGTTCGGCACTCAATTTCATCCCATTTCTTTTGTCCAAGGCGTATCGTTAAAGCTTTCAAATAATTTCTCAAGTCCCAACCGGTAACGGATCGCCGTCGGGACACAAAGAACCATCGAAAACATTTGCGCTAAGGTAAGTTACAAGCAATATGTCACAATGATACTGAGGTATAACTTATTGTCTTCACTAATCATTGGGTGTTCTACAATAGCATGACAGATGTCACGTTTTTCAGTTGACAAAAGTCACACTCGCTAATAGACTTACCTTTATCGTATAAGTGTATACGTATAAACATTAAGGTTCG
The Syntrophorhabdaceae bacterium DNA segment above includes these coding regions:
- a CDS encoding aldo/keto reductase — protein: MGTEGENKTINRREFLKISVAGATTAAVGLSGLSSVLKAAEGQSQGAPPLAFRTLGRTGLKVTVVSFGAMLTPEHEVMRAAFDLGINYVDTARKYMGGRNEETVGRAIKGIRDRLFIATKVRSTSTSRKQVINDVETSLAKLGTDHIDVIQLHGLTSPGRAFIPEVREAFTELRTQGKVRFFGVTTHTNQAEVVNAVVDDKEKFFDTVLVGYNFKSSPDIGEAIARAAKAGIGVVAMKTQAGGYKTDMFGAVSPHQAALKWVLQNLNVTCAIPGIKDTEMLAEATSVMGMQLTRADERILEHYSNAISPYYCHLCGRCEPTCPNDVSISVINRSLMYAEGYRNMDLAQETYREVPKRQSALTCLNCGECVARCVHGIDIAQKMEKARSLFI
- a CDS encoding AMP-binding protein, with translation MNLAKNLELSASFFPNHMAIRESDRQLTYAELNDQADRVATGLIKMGVKPGELIALCAPNSADWIIFYFGVLKAGAVAVTLFNTITAGELTNLLNHAKPRILFTTPDRLSDLAHLKGPGMLEKIICLSDCDLTLQDLMDKGSGSFKALDRERDDTAAILYTGGTTGVPKGVMLTHEGISFSSQAIAVYERSTENDLALCFMPFNHVFGQIHVMNSTIMTAGCLELLPALDLDRVLALMEQGRVTKFFSVPTVYVRLLGVQDLKKKMGKVRYCFSAGASMAMEVVKQWKALTGLTIAESYGMTEAMPITFNHYYPEKHVVGAVGQPVHGIEVQIRHTSGHILEQGQEGEICIRGYNVMKGYLHNPQATHESFWYPEGNRRRQKDAWFRSGDIGVFDENGYVYIVDRLKDLIITGGENVFPREVEEALYTWPAVQECVAIGLPDKEWGERVAAFIVPKPGQTIDTKELKGYLKGRLAPFKVPKEYQIVNELPKSPAGKILKREVKREHLEKQK
- a CDS encoding DUF2284 domain-containing protein — protein: MSISPDRLIDQARQCGAVRAALFDTSTLSYSREFRRLCEQNKCGHYGKNWMCPPAVGAFEELKAKAARYTCGLVFQTVHTLSHSLDRKGMRAAFVEHDRVLSRIKRLFTATYAMKDVLALGAGPCTQCPTCSAVNGSPCPYPDRAYASVESYGIDVAELVRRCEIPYHNGKNTVSYVGCILFMPDEDAHPLKTRQAVYRHEEVEPCNNPS
- a CDS encoding uroporphyrinogen decarboxylase family protein; the encoded protein is MSKSSEELYAERERRVLDAIALKKPDRVPIMVMFGFFPARYSGWTVEQVMYDPEKLWKAQWRTMLEFEQDMEQNPFGLRFLGPLLDALDFKQLLWSGHGVGADFSYQFVEGEYMRADEYDRFLFDPTDFMLRCYWPRVFGALRGLTKLGPLRDIITYSIGTPFGFGIFSAPDVVETLEALKRAGEKSAEIASYTRDFSVKVREAGFPMQTGGFAQAPFDTLGDYFRGTKGLMLDMYRRPDKVIAACEKLLPIMLEMAVGAARTSGNPRIFIPIHKGIDGFMSQDQFNKFFWPTLKELMTNLINEGLTPCPLWEGNCTSRLETIRDIPAGKAIYAFESTDIFKAKQILKETVCLRGNVPLSLLVTGTTDDVKAYCKRLIDIVGENGGFILDAGAALDDARPQNVRAMFEFTKEYGVY
- a CDS encoding MFS transporter: MCGEDFGLRVILKQEMRKEAKSLLAFPVLAALFTLSMFYRVTNAVMAPDLTREFNLDPQGLGLLGSAFFYVFAVLQIPMGILLDRVGPRRVICFFSLVGAAGALLFACAGSFSVALAGRALIGAGMASALMGALKVFATGYSPQRFSTLSGSLMSIGTLGNFLATTPLVYVNSLIGWRVTFVVCALITAMLALVSLFVINDTNASTEEHGRQAPSAQRPTSVLKTSHQVLASLSFWQIGAIAFFRYGTFVALQGIWFGPYLMFIKGFNAITTGNILMMLAFGMIMGSPVAGYLADRVFRATKPVALAGIGCYALCLVPLTGIMRIQSPVAYSVLFLLIGFASGFGMLAYSHIKELFPLTMSGTVIAGINFFVMVGGALFMQIIGVIISLASGARKDYPPEAYHLAFLVCFVGMTASLIFYGFSKQKYNRPETKLQSDEL
- a CDS encoding DUF6599 family protein — its product is MRIRTPIPLLTLFAIICCIMSAPCVLFAAGEPVESTPSLAGFAKGWTVDGNVNRYTRENLYTHIDGEAELYMPYGFSGLESVLYKKMDNPKVALQADIFRMGSPIDAFGVYSYYRDPDSETVNIGAEGFIDDSQLMFYKDLYFVHLAASGDNPDRADFLACAEAIARRLPGGSATPRELDLIKFPGVLPHTEKYTAQSVLGYAFFKKGLTAEAVLAGRPVKMFVILDGSDKEAADTFNRYAAYLKEKGGAPRIVKSEEAATLVGSDPLYKGVLVRLSGRHVFGITDLASAP
- a CDS encoding AMP-binding protein; this encodes MQTVQWLTAKEVLKVNAAKWPNKIGSKDLYREYTFKEWNERACKLANALAALGMKKGDRFAALAYNCAEWMDMYAAAAKGGFIVVPIMFRLSASEMEYNINHSECKVFIVQGGLDKKDGKEFPWIKMVDGMKKNLPTVEKYISFGFDAPKYEGYIDYESTLAKASPKEPATIVDAEDTWIIMYTSGTTGKPKGVMKSHRSLFSQYFIMIHDHFFSHDDVNLLVMPCCHINSLNYSFVNTWVGATVMCYNMVSFDAEDLLKTFSDHKVTFTSLVPTHYIMLLSLADQVKNKYDLTSIKKLLISSAPARRDTKLGILKMFPNSKLDEAYGSTEAGCVTILKPEEQLTKLGSCGREVIGSDLLRLYDEEGNLITEPNKVGEVYSRSPMLFSAYWKDPEKTAGAFKEGGYFSAGDMGYKDEEGYLFLVDRKANMIISGGENIFPSEVENCIGANEKVKDVAVIGVPHEKWGESVMAVIVLHEGKSAKPEEISAFCKGKIAGFKVPKSVVFIKDEEMPRTGNGKILHRVLREKYGMWKDHQ